The Paraburkholderia sabiae genome includes a region encoding these proteins:
- a CDS encoding alkene reductase, with product MSKLFSNVAVGPYEIAHRVVLAPLTRMRAESGARPGPLMAEYYAQRASAGALLIGEATIAAPDGNGYLGAPGLYDDSQIAGWKVVTDAVHAKGGKIFLQLYHAGRQSNAQLQPDGGRPVGPSEIPHGGVAYTEAGWVPNTPNRALEKAEIARIVESFRTAAERGVKAGFDGVELHAANGYLFDQFLQDGSNRRTDEYGGSIANRARLLLDTTRAVISVWGADKVAVRLGPSGSWGDMSDSDPEALFTYVATELNTLGIAYLHLIEPRIAGNVEDDARDQTPVAAKSLRTHFHGAIIAAGGFDGDSAEAILQSGDADLVAFGRHFIANPDLPERLRNRLPLNRYDRATFFGGTEVGYTDYPSYDEDAVAA from the coding sequence ATGTCCAAACTGTTCTCGAACGTCGCAGTCGGCCCTTATGAAATCGCTCACCGCGTCGTGCTTGCCCCGCTCACCCGCATGCGCGCCGAAAGCGGCGCACGCCCCGGCCCGCTGATGGCCGAATACTATGCACAGCGCGCGTCTGCTGGCGCGCTACTGATCGGCGAAGCGACCATCGCCGCACCCGACGGCAACGGCTATCTTGGCGCGCCCGGTCTGTACGACGACAGCCAGATCGCCGGATGGAAAGTCGTGACGGACGCCGTGCACGCGAAAGGCGGCAAGATCTTTCTTCAGCTGTATCACGCAGGCCGGCAATCGAACGCACAGTTGCAACCCGATGGCGGCCGTCCCGTCGGACCGTCGGAGATCCCGCACGGCGGCGTTGCGTACACGGAAGCGGGCTGGGTGCCCAACACGCCGAACCGCGCGCTCGAAAAAGCGGAAATCGCGCGCATCGTCGAGAGCTTCCGCACGGCTGCCGAACGCGGCGTGAAGGCAGGCTTCGACGGTGTCGAACTGCATGCCGCCAACGGCTATCTGTTCGATCAATTCCTTCAGGACGGCAGCAACCGGCGCACGGACGAATACGGCGGCTCCATCGCCAACCGCGCCCGCCTGCTGCTGGACACCACGCGCGCCGTGATTTCCGTGTGGGGCGCCGACAAGGTTGCCGTTCGCCTCGGCCCGAGCGGCTCGTGGGGCGACATGTCGGACAGCGATCCTGAAGCGCTGTTCACGTATGTGGCCACGGAACTGAATACGCTCGGCATCGCTTATCTGCATCTGATCGAGCCGCGCATTGCAGGCAATGTCGAGGATGACGCGCGCGACCAGACCCCTGTCGCCGCGAAGTCGCTGCGCACGCATTTTCATGGTGCGATCATCGCGGCGGGCGGCTTCGACGGCGATAGCGCCGAAGCGATCCTGCAAAGCGGCGACGCCGATCTCGTCGCCTTCGGACGGCATTTCATCGCGAACCCGGATCTGCCGGAACGTCTGCGCAATCGTCTGCCATTGAACAGGTACGATCGCGCGACCTTCTTCGGCGGCACGGAAGTCGGCTACACCGACTATCCGTCGTACGACGAAGACGCCGTCGCGGCTTAA